The Deinococcus seoulensis DNA segment CACTTCTGCGTCCCGCTCACCCTTTCGAGGAGGGAAGATGGACTTCACGTTTATTTCCGGGCAGCTGTTCACGGGCCTGTCGGTCGCGTCGATCCTGCTGCTGGCTGCGCTGGGCCTCGCGCTGAGTTTCGGGCTGATGCGCGTGATCAACATGGCGCACGGCGAGTTCCTGATGGTCGGCGGGTACCTCACGTACCTCGCGGCGCAGTGGGCCGGGCCGACCCTGGGCGACGCGTGGCTGTGGGCGGCGTTCCCGCTGGCGTTCCTGGGCGCCGCGCTGCTGGGCGCCGTCATGGAGTTCACGGTCATCCGCCGCCTGTACGGCCGCCCGCTGGACACGCTGCTCGCCACGTTCGGGATCAGCCTGATCCTGCAACAGGCGGCGCGGCAGTTGTTCGGCAGTACCGGCGTGCCCGTCACGGCGCCCGCGTGGCTGGGCGGCGCGTGGCAACTGGGCGACGTGACCCTGCCGTTCGTGCGGCTGTTCGTGATCGTCCTGGCGGCCGTGGTGCTGGCGGGGATGTGGTGGCTGCTGAACCGCTCACGCTTCGGCATGCACGTCCGCGCCGTGAACCAGAACCGCGAGATGGCCGCCGCGCTGGGCGTGAACACCCGCTCGCTGGACATGCTCGTCTTCGCGCTCGGGGCGGGGATCGCGGGTGTGGCGGGCGTGGGCCTCGCCCTGATCGCCCCGGTGAACCCCACGGTCGGGGCGGCGTACATCGTGAACGCGTTCCTGGTCGTTGTGGTGGGCGGTGTGGGCAGCGTGCTGGGCGGGGCGGTCGCGGCCGTGCTGCTCGGCTTCGTGACCGCGCTGGCCGAGGGCTTCACGAGCGTCAGCCTCGCGCAGGCGATCCTGCTGGTCCTGGTCGTGGCGTTCCTGCAGTGGAAGCCGCGCGGCCTGATTCCCACGAAGTCGCGGGCACTGGAGGAAGCGTGACGCGCCTGTCCTCAAGCACTGTCGCCGTGATCGCCGTGCTGATCGCCCTGGCGTTCGCGCCGCTGTACCTGGGCGCGTACCCGCTGACGCTGCTGGGGCGGGTGCTGGCGCTGTCCATCGCGGCGGTCGGCGTCATGGTCGTGTGGGGCCGCGCGGGCATCCTGAGCCTGGGCCAGGGGCTGTTCTTCGGGCTGGGCGGGTACGCGCTGGCCATGCACCTGAAACTCGTGGCGACCCCGAAGGGCGAACTGCCGGACTTCATGCTGTACAACGGCGTGGAGGCGTTGCCGTGGTTCTGGGCGCCGTTCGCGAGTGCGCCGTTCGCGCTGGCGATGGTGCTGATCCTCCCGGCGGCGGCGGCCGGACTGGTCGCGTGGCTGATGTTCCGCCGCCGGATCACCGGCGTGTACGTGAGCATCATCACGCAGGCGCTGCTGCTGGCGTTCGTGACGTGGCTGAACGGCTCGCAGGGCCTGACGAGCGGCACGAACGGCATCACGGACTTCCAGACGTTCCTGGGCGTGAACCTGCGCGGCGCCGGTGTGGCGCACGGCCTGTACTGGGTGACGCTGCTGTTCGTGGCGCTCGCGCTGGGCGGCACGGCCCTGCTGCTGCGCACGCCGTTCGGGGCGATCCTGACCGCCATCCGCGACAACGAGAACCGCACCCGCTTCCTGGGCTTCAACCCGGCGGCGTTCAAGATCGCGGCGTTCATGCTGGGCGGCCTGCTGGCCGGTGTGTCCGGCGCGCTGTACACGCTGCACCTGGGCACCATCTCTCCGGCCATGATCGGCACGGCGTTCAGCATCGAACTGGTCGTGTGGGTGGCACTCGGCGGCCGCGCCAGCCTGATCGGCGCGGCGGCCGGGCTGGTCGTCGGGCAACTCGCCAAGGACCGCATCTCCAGCGCCGCGCCGGACGCGTGGCTGTACGTCATGGGCTCGCTGT contains these protein-coding regions:
- the urtB gene encoding urea ABC transporter permease subunit UrtB; the protein is MDFTFISGQLFTGLSVASILLLAALGLALSFGLMRVINMAHGEFLMVGGYLTYLAAQWAGPTLGDAWLWAAFPLAFLGAALLGAVMEFTVIRRLYGRPLDTLLATFGISLILQQAARQLFGSTGVPVTAPAWLGGAWQLGDVTLPFVRLFVIVLAAVVLAGMWWLLNRSRFGMHVRAVNQNREMAAALGVNTRSLDMLVFALGAGIAGVAGVGLALIAPVNPTVGAAYIVNAFLVVVVGGVGSVLGGAVAAVLLGFVTALAEGFTSVSLAQAILLVLVVAFLQWKPRGLIPTKSRALEEA
- the urtC gene encoding urea ABC transporter permease subunit UrtC; the protein is MTRLSSSTVAVIAVLIALAFAPLYLGAYPLTLLGRVLALSIAAVGVMVVWGRAGILSLGQGLFFGLGGYALAMHLKLVATPKGELPDFMLYNGVEALPWFWAPFASAPFALAMVLILPAAAAGLVAWLMFRRRITGVYVSIITQALLLAFVTWLNGSQGLTSGTNGITDFQTFLGVNLRGAGVAHGLYWVTLLFVALALGGTALLLRTPFGAILTAIRDNENRTRFLGFNPAAFKIAAFMLGGLLAGVSGALYTLHLGTISPAMIGTAFSIELVVWVALGGRASLIGAAAGLVVGQLAKDRISSAAPDAWLYVMGSLFVLVVLVMPQGAAGLIGGRRRAPAPTPTPQNPAPQNPVTQNPVTREVSDAV